One segment of Nostoc flagelliforme CCNUN1 DNA contains the following:
- a CDS encoding formylglycine-generating enzyme family protein, with translation MNFEEALEVANEAVFVEVGRRLSKVEVAILKGSWDNLTYEEIASAANYSVAYVKRHAGPELWKLLAEALAEKVSKNNFRFALERKWHRHLNSTLTTVNPKEKFKLVINRTQKTAQYYVEDLGNEIKLNMVLIKSGSFLMGSPEDELERSDSESPQHLVNINQFCISKYPITQAQWKGVAALPQVNIELEADPSNFKGEERPVEQVSWYDAVEFCDRLSSHTKRQYRLPSEAEWEYVCRAGTTTPFHFGETITTDVANYDGTDDEEHKWSGSYGRGPKGIYRGETTVVGSFEVANAFGLYDMHGNVWEWCLDDWHDNYEGAPTDGSAWVDDNNNLSQKQGRAVLRGGSWINNPENCRSASRNNNNTRDNHNNNIGFRIVCAAGMSLHRESRQVGICP, from the coding sequence ATGAACTTTGAGGAAGCGTTGGAAGTTGCTAATGAAGCAGTCTTTGTTGAAGTGGGAAGACGGCTGAGTAAAGTAGAAGTTGCTATCCTCAAAGGCTCTTGGGATAATTTGACCTACGAGGAAATTGCTTCGGCAGCTAATTATTCAGTGGCATATGTAAAGCGACATGCTGGTCCTGAGCTTTGGAAACTGCTTGCTGAAGCACTGGCCGAGAAGGTCAGTAAAAACAACTTTCGCTTTGCTCTAGAGCGCAAATGGCATAGGCATTTAAACAGTACTTTAACAACAGTTAATCCCAAAGAAAAATTTAAATTAGTTATAAACCGAACACAGAAGACAGCCCAATACTACGTAGAAGACTTGGGTAATGAAATTAAGTTAAATATGGTGCTGATCAAGAGTGGCAGTTTTCTGATGGGTTCACCAGAAGATGAACTAGAGCGTAGTGATTCAGAAAGCCCTCAGCATTTAGTGAACATTAACCAATTTTGCATAAGTAAGTATCCAATCACTCAAGCACAGTGGAAAGGCGTAGCAGCACTACCACAGGTAAACATTGAGCTAGAAGCTGACCCATCGAATTTCAAAGGGGAGGAACGACCAGTTGAGCAAGTGTCTTGGTATGATGCGGTTGAATTTTGCGATCGCTTATCCTCTCATACAAAAAGACAGTATCGCCTACCCAGCGAAGCAGAATGGGAATATGTCTGTAGAGCGGGAACTACTACCCCATTCCATTTTGGCGAGACAATCACAACTGATGTCGCCAATTATGACGGTACAGATGACGAAGAACATAAATGGTCAGGTTCTTATGGGCGAGGCCCTAAAGGAATTTATCGAGGAGAAACTACAGTTGTGGGCAGTTTTGAAGTCGCTAACGCCTTTGGGCTATACGATATGCACGGAAACGTATGGGAATGGTGTCTCGACGATTGGCACGATAACTATGAAGGTGCGCCCACAGATGGCAGTGCTTGGGTTGATGATAATAATAACCTTTCTCAAAAACAAGGACGTGCCGTGCTGCGGGGCGGTTCCTGGATCAACAATCCTGAAAACTGCCGTTCCGCGTCCCGCAACAACAACAACACGCGCGACAACCACAACAACAATATTGGTTTTCGTATTGTGTGCGCTGCCGGGATGTCTCTTCACCGCGAGAGTCGGCAGGTGGGAATCTGCCCTTGA
- a CDS encoding P-loop NTPase fold protein, which produces MTQHNKSINSNIEEFLNYYCGLSHAPGFAVLLKGPWGSGKTWFIKKYITKLTEQKQKYLYVSLNGISSFSEIEEAFLVQQIPLLASKPVAIGRNLVTQVLKGTFKIDFGSDKALSFGIPNASLTEYLTNVSESILIFDDLERCDIDLSKILGYINNFVEHKELKVIIVANEDILVEKNSEYKAIKEKLISQTFDVSPDFERALENFVQTVKASATKTFLFENIKLIQDVYEKAQYKNLRTLNKIVLDLERIFEFLPQKAKNKPELLQDIFNLLMFFSIEIKRGEILTKDIAELGEKQLSIKSKQIRKAQRALDSTVSEDDARANSLERIFGRYASELNLYESVPGIKWWQLFFDKGIIDAQELNDSISNSKYFEDENTAPWIKLWHYHHLDDNDFDDLLEKVESEYKNRSFDDLGVVKHITGLFLKLSAIEVYSKSKEDILRDAKLYIDSLQLKNYSNSLYENMFGGYLGLAFQGEKLEEFKEFCSYVKQSTDSATNMDSRAQELLVLMRDDTLKFGDIIAGNNSHNWGVPGQIYSQIPILKHIQEVDFVNEFLLLKFPYKDAVCRTLTRRYEFNDFNEKLFEELDWLKSVQSLLLKEVDRRRGKITGYTLKLLIEQDFDQAIQRLEATKLD; this is translated from the coding sequence ATGACACAACACAACAAGTCAATTAATAGCAATATTGAAGAGTTCTTAAATTATTACTGCGGATTATCTCATGCACCAGGATTTGCTGTTTTATTAAAAGGCCCGTGGGGTTCTGGTAAAACATGGTTTATCAAAAAATATATTACCAAGCTAACAGAGCAAAAGCAAAAATACTTGTATGTTAGCCTTAACGGTATAAGTTCATTTTCTGAAATAGAAGAAGCCTTCTTGGTACAACAAATTCCTTTGCTAGCATCGAAGCCAGTAGCCATAGGGAGAAATCTTGTTACACAAGTCCTCAAGGGTACTTTTAAAATAGATTTTGGTTCTGATAAAGCATTAAGTTTTGGTATTCCAAACGCTAGCCTTACCGAATATCTGACAAACGTTTCTGAAAGTATATTAATATTTGATGACCTAGAACGATGCGATATAGACCTCAGCAAGATTTTGGGGTATATCAACAACTTTGTAGAACATAAAGAACTAAAAGTAATTATTGTTGCAAATGAAGATATATTAGTAGAAAAAAACTCAGAGTATAAAGCGATCAAAGAAAAATTAATAAGCCAAACTTTTGACGTATCTCCTGATTTTGAGCGTGCGCTGGAGAATTTTGTGCAAACAGTAAAGGCTTCAGCTACTAAAACTTTTCTGTTTGAAAATATTAAGTTAATACAAGATGTGTATGAAAAAGCACAATATAAGAATTTACGAACTTTAAATAAAATTGTTTTAGACTTGGAGCGAATTTTTGAATTTTTACCTCAAAAAGCAAAAAATAAGCCAGAGCTTCTCCAAGATATCTTTAATTTACTCATGTTTTTCTCCATTGAGATCAAACGTGGAGAGATACTTACAAAAGATATTGCTGAGTTAGGAGAAAAGCAGTTATCCATAAAAAGCAAACAAATTAGAAAAGCTCAAAGAGCATTGGATTCAACCGTAAGCGAAGATGATGCAAGGGCAAATTCTCTTGAAAGAATATTTGGCAGATATGCATCAGAGCTTAATTTATATGAATCGGTTCCCGGAATAAAATGGTGGCAATTATTTTTTGACAAAGGGATAATAGATGCACAGGAGCTAAATGATTCTATTTCAAATAGCAAATACTTTGAAGATGAAAATACTGCTCCCTGGATTAAATTGTGGCATTATCATCATCTTGACGATAATGACTTCGATGATCTACTAGAAAAAGTGGAGTCAGAATATAAAAATAGGAGTTTTGATGATCTTGGAGTAGTAAAGCATATTACAGGTCTTTTCCTGAAACTTTCCGCTATTGAAGTATATTCTAAAAGCAAAGAAGATATTTTAAGGGATGCAAAGCTCTATATTGATAGTCTGCAACTCAAAAATTATTCAAATTCCTTATATGAAAATATGTTTGGTGGCTATCTTGGGCTTGCTTTTCAAGGTGAAAAACTAGAAGAATTTAAAGAATTTTGCTCCTATGTTAAGCAAAGCACAGATTCAGCAACAAACATGGATAGTCGAGCGCAAGAACTACTTGTACTTATGCGAGACGATACATTGAAGTTCGGAGACATAATTGCTGGAAATAATTCGCACAATTGGGGTGTGCCAGGACAAATCTATTCACAAATTCCCATACTAAAGCATATACAAGAAGTTGACTTTGTGAATGAATTCTTGCTTTTGAAGTTTCCATACAAAGACGCAGTTTGTCGTACGCTAACTAGACGATATGAATTCAATGATTTTAATGAAAAATTATTTGAAGAATTGGACTGGTTGAAATCTGTTCAAAGTCTGTTACTAAAAGAAGTTGACCGCAGAAGGGGTAAGATCACAGGATATACCTTAAAACTACTCATTGAACAAGATTTCGATCAAGCAATTCAAAGACTTGAGGCAACAAAGTTAGACTAA